One genomic window of Tribolium castaneum strain GA2 chromosome 10, icTriCast1.1, whole genome shotgun sequence includes the following:
- the kon gene encoding chondroitin sulfate proteoglycan 4 isoform X2: MFVVEMGTKKPIDSDLFKVKDPDSPPEQIIYNIIKSDIGHFEHRNKEGTKINSFSQKEIEEKKIMFVHHSNSQNDSFISLQVSDGIETSPVTKIRVSVSPQYWRLENNTGLIVLHQTSAIITPFNLSFTSNVMGVDHKIQFHVVKKPSYGVIEVEKNMNVWESSEIFTNIDLKQHRVRYRHTTSKPEFDEFQFKLTLDKSSVYTFRLTFVKCSLTNVNTKSLLFLNETWEATLSSEYLSFHTQPIKTLPTSIHYVITSPPRYGYLFSSMSKYKLRSCDTFTQEDIQSQNIKYKFHQKPYSYVNDSFQFIVLSPGCKNLTHNFNIIYKPLDEVSLKVIFHSKPLIVDEGASETIDLTHLNIKSSIVTELVFNITQKPQFGVLQISSQNERNDSDFFTSKELKSRQVYYKHDGSETRHDGFLFSALSSNEQNFQYVGEFKIEINLKNDNSPVRAIDKVFHVVVGGERIVTGNDLKYSDADLDTTPAQIIYTCRESPNGNFYYVGNRTLKIKEFSQSDIDNNRILFRHKGPEYAKVRLWVTDGKFHVNGILEVQASAPFIHVHHKKKLIVQQSSLAVVTEESLSYATNVFASDIDVIFEVTSQPTSGRLVNTNNLKSLYNFTQADVVSGRVSYINEVSNSDADEIELTVRCKDAVNVAQLGVLILPSTYWEPLEIKSVNKLIVEESTSAIITKNILEISQINVPPSAIYYYITQPPENGYISTIPDSKRSDYEPSNVYYFTQDLINENRILYIQSAANQTRDKIVFNVTNGMVWQNDVTLRIEIIPEQIYLGSNNVTVNEGGVTTLSTSHLFILTDYYKSKSQVQYLQYAILQDARHGCIQIDKRCNKLNKFSHKKLLGGSISYAHDGSENLVDEIKLTAVVNQKRSNPVTLNVNVLPVNDQKPKLVNNTGLVMWEGGVEAITNSMLAAIDNDKPGDTLKYQVINSWWGSLALKSDLANSVNHFTQELINLGMIVFKNQDGREAKFTFNISDGLHTTEQYTFHIKTKPVQLQMHCRSLHIFPLQRKYITSSHLLTTISDPTRVVTYDVVTPPTLGRLMMESAETPGIYKVVSTFTQHDLNDSKVFYEHTHQFSDLYANDSFVFNVKAHLARSLHNQTLKIDISVSSGGLDAYVTIPKITVNEGGITTVPLNLSRVITFLENHAGIRSPIIHASASVPQHGVIFLQHNHNISTFTQQQLESGQVYYEHDHSDSLGDNIHFSLYLIPGYVILCNITVPISINPINDQPFNLVTPAPSLTVVQGENHTITRTELATEDADTPPSKIKYDIISGPHQGRLVLLPDRVPVTYFTQADIDNKLLVYIHNSSVLVDSFHFRVWDESFRPEFKLFNIIVLPIQINISAGLPVYLQQGSDVMFLSEKQFFIETNANQYKIRYTVKREPKRGVLYVQDAPSLVFTQNDLKNDYVMYLQTDMTAANDTFKVIGEIISGNTSVGNEVDVTIKVQPLMQIRNFTVITGEYNRLTLSVLDATPLAKLTNSNPRYTVIHLPTCIQVKKVIRSSGEKRHVLNTVITSFSHDEVQSGLIYLYVKNIELPWNGLQERLIFLLAASIFQPAVGELKLDIKSSISNEIHSTLAGPSDPAGHEGGLHFASPNMTRDYFLIVSMVAGVIILGVAVIVVIKCRSLEAEELKKEEECLQPIPLPRPPDRLLASPSPLKQHHLDGFTPPLPTALPQCKVTPLSRSELESHACYPYGVDEQHSDDWSSCEASDPTCPSKNIMLRRNQYWV; this comes from the exons ATGTTTGTAGTTGAAATG GGCACGAAAAAACCAATAGATTCGGATCTTTTCAAAGTGAAAGATCCAGATAGTCCCCCCGAGCAAATCATTTACAACATAATTAAATCAGACATTGGGCATTTCGAGCACAGGAACAAAGAAGGAACCAAAATCAATTCGTTTAGTCAAAAAGAAAtcgaagaaaagaaaattatgttCGTACATCATAGCAATTCACAAAATGATTCGTTTATTTCGTTGCAAGTCTCAGACGGGATTGAAACAAGCCCCGTGACTAAAATCCGCGTTTCTGTTTCGCCGCAATATTGGCGGTTGGAAAACAACACCGGCTTGATTGTTTTACACCAAACTTCAGCAATAATCACGCCTTTTAATTTGAGCTTTACGTCAAATGTTATGGGGGTGGACCATAAAATCCAATTTCATGTTGTCAAAAAACCGTCTTATGGCGTCAtagaagttgaaaaaaatatgaacgTTTGGGAATCATCCGAAATTTTTACCAACATTGATTTGAAACAGCATCGAGTAAGATACAGGCATACGACATCAAAGCCCGAGTTTGACGAATTTCag TTCAAACTAACTTTAGATAAATCGTCTGTATACACGTTTCGACtaacttttgttaaatgttCCTTAACAAATGTGAATACTAAGTCGTTGTTATTTTTGAACGAGACTTGGGAAGCAACTTTGTCATCTGAATATTTGTCCTTTCATACACAACCGATTAAGACATTACCAACTTCGATACACTACGTCATAACGTCACCTCCCCGCTACGGCTATCTTTTTTCTTCGATGTCGAAGTATAAATTACGATCTTGTGACACATTTACCCAAGAAGACATCCAGTcccaaaatataaaatacaagTTCCACCAGAAGCCCTACTCTTATGTTAACGATagttttcaatttattgtCTTATCTCCAGGTTGCAAAAATCTGACCCACAATTTTAACATCATTTACAAGCCGCTTGATGAAGTCTCGTTGAAAGTCATCTTCCATTCGAAACCACTAATTGTGGACGAGGGAGCAAGCGAGACGATTGATTTAacacatttaaatattaaatcgTCAATTGTGACCGAACTCGTGTTCAACATTACCCAAAAACCCCAATTTGGTGTTTTACAAATAAGTTCGCAAAATGAGCGCAACGATAGCGATTTTTTCACTTCGAAGGAACTCAAGTCGAGACAAGTTTATTATAAACACGACGGATCTGAAACTCGCCACGATGGGTTTCTTTTCAGTGCGCTTTCCTCAAACGAGCAGAACTTCCAATACGTCGGCGAAtttaaaatcgaaataaatctCAAAAACGATAACAGTCCTGTCAGGGCGATCGATAAAGTGTTCCATGTCGTTGTCGGTGGAGAACGCATTGTGACAGGGAATGACTTGAAATATTCAGACGCTGACTTAGACACGACACCTGCGCAAATTATTTACACATGTAGGGAATCACCGAATGGGAATTTTTATTACGTCGGGAATCGAAcacttaaaattaaagaattctCACAGAGTGATATCGACAATAACCGAATTTTATTTCGACACAAAGGGCCCGAATATGCCAAAGTCAGACTATGGGTGACTGATGGCAAGTTTCATGTCAATGGAATATTAGAAGTCCAAGCTTCGGCACCCTTCATCCATGTACACCACAAGAAGAAATTGATTGTGCAACAGAGCAGCTTGGCAGTTGTTACTGAAGAGAGTTTATCCTACGCTACAAATGTTTTTGCCTCCGATATTGatgtcatttttgaagttACGTCTCAACCGACTTCGGGAAGACTAGTCAATACTAATAATTTAAAG tcATTATATAATTTTACTCAAGCCGATGTTGTCTCGGGTCGGGTTAGTTACATCAATGAGGTTTCTAATTCTGACGCAGATGAAATCGAGTTGACAGTTAGGTGTAAAGATGCCGTTAATGTTGCTCAATTGGGTGTTTTGATACTACCGTCCACTTATTGGGAACCACTTGAAATCAAAAGTGttaataagttaatagttGAAGAATCAACTAGTGCAATTAtcaccaaaaatattttagag ataTCACAAATAAACGTACCACCTTCCGCAATTTATTACTACATAACGCAACCACCTGAAAACGGTTATATAAGTACAATACCTGATTCAAAACGCTCTGACTACGAACCCAGCAATGTATACTATTTTACTCAGGATTTGATAAATGAGAATCGGATTTTATACATCCAATCAGCTGCGAATCAAACTCGGgataaaatcgtttttaatgTAACAAACGGAATGGTTTGGCAAAACGACGTTACTTTACGAATCGAAATTATCCCCGAACAAATCTATTTAGGGAGTAACAATGTAACAGTAAACGAAGGTGGCGTTACCACGTTATCTACCTCACATCTTTTTATATTGACTGATTATTACAAAAGCAAATCGCAAGTACAGTATTTACAATATGCGATTTTACAAGACGCTCGTCACGGTTGTATCCAAATCGACAAAAGGTGCaataaattgaacaaattctctcacaaaaaattactcgGGGGCAGCATAAGTTACGCTCACGACGGTTCAGAGAATCTTGTTGATGAAATCAAATTAACTGCAGTTGTTAACCAGAAGAGAAGCAATCCGGTGACACTCAACGTCAATGTGTTACCGGTCAATGACCAAAAACCGAAGCTAGTCAATAATACAGGACTCGTAATGTGGGAAGGTGGCGTAGAAGCAATAACAAACTCAATGTTGG CTGCAATAGACAACGATAAACCAGGTGATACTTTAAAATATCAAGTTATAAACAGTTGGTGGGGCAGCCTGGCGCTTAAGTCAGACTTGGCAAATTCAGTCAATCATTTCACCCAAGAACTCATCAACCTAGGAATGATCGTGTTTAAAAACCAag ATGGACGCGAGGCAAAATTTACGTTTAATATAAGTGATGGATTACACACAACTGAACAATATACATTTcacataaaaacaaaaccgGTTCAGTTACAAATGCACTGTAGGTCGCTCCACATTTTCCCATTACAACGAAAATACATCACGTCGTCACATCTGCTCACAACAATCTCAGACCCGACTCGAGTTGTTACATACGATGTTGTCACACCTCCAACCCTCGGCCGTCTCATGATGGAATCGGCGGAAACGCCAGGGATTTACAAAGTCGTCTCAACTTTCACCCAACATGACTTGAACGACAGCAAAGTGTTCTACGAGCACACGCACCAATTTTCCGATTTGTACGCCAACGATTCGTTCGTTTTTAACGTCAAGGCCCATCTCGCGCGCAGTTTGCACAACCAGACTTTGAAAATCGACATATCCGTTTCTTCCGGTGGTTTGGACGCTTATGTGACCATTCCGAAGATCACGGTTAATGAAGGGGGGATTACCACCGTTCCGCTGAATTTATCCCGAGTGATTACCTTCCTTGAGAACCATGCCGGGATTCGTTCGCCGATTATTCACGCTTCGGCTAGTGTTCCCCAACATGGGGTGATCTTCCTCCAGCATAATCACAACATCAGCACCTTCACGCAACAGCAGTTGGAGTCGGGTCAGGTGTATTACGAACATGACCATTCGGACTCACTTGGGGATAATATCCACTTTTCTTTGTATCTGATTCCCGGTTATGTCATTTTGTGTAATATAACAGTGCCTATTAGTATTAATCCGATTAATGACCAACCGTTTAATTTGGTTACACCGGCCCCAAGTTTGACAGTGGTGCAAGGAGAGAACCATACGATCACTAGAACGGAACTGGCGACTGAAGACGCGGATACTCCGCCCTCGAAGATCAAGTATGATATAATTTCTGGGCCGCATCAAGGGAGATTAGTGTTGTTGCCGGATAGAGTTCCTGTGACTTATTTCACTCAAGCCGATAttgataataaattgttggttTATATACACAATAGTTCGGTTTTGGTCGATTCGTTTCATTTTCGAGTTTGGGATGAATCGTTCCGGCCTGAATTTAAGTTGTTTAATATAATCGTCTTGCCGATACAGATAAATATCTCAGCGGGATTACCTGTGTATTTGCAGCAAGGCTCAGATGTTATGTTCCTATctgaaaaacagttttttattgaaacgaATGCAAATCAATATAAAATTCGGTATACGGTGAAGCGTGAGCCGAAACGTGGGGTGCTCTACGTCCAGGATGCGCCCTCTCTGGTGTTCACCCAAAATGACTTAAAAAATGACTACGTTATGTACTTACAAACTGACATGACCGCCGCTAATGACACATTTAAAGTCATCGGCGAGATTATTTCCGGCAATACTTCAGTAGGAAACGAAGTTGATGTAACAATAAAAGTACAGCCATTGATGCAGATACGAAACTTCACAGTCATAACTGGGGAGTACAACCGACTTACATTAAGTGTTCTTGATGCTACACCTTTAGCGAAATTAACCAATAGCAATCCTCGATATACTGTCATACATTTACCGACTTGTATCCAagtgaaaaaagtaataagaAGTTCAGGCGAAAAGCGCcatgttttaaatacagtgATAACGTCGTTTAGTCATGACGAAGTACAAAGTGGTTTAATATATTTATATGTGAAAAATATCGAACTACCTTGGAACGGCCTACAGGAACGTTTAATTTTCCTACTCGCCGCTAGTATTTTCCAACCAGCGGTTGGTGAATTAAAGTTAGACATTAAGTCGTCGATTAGTAATGAAATCCACTCGACTTTAGCTGGGCCCAGTGACCCAGCCGGGCATGAAGGCGGCTTGCATTTTGCGAGTCCTAACATGACCCGAGACTATTTCCTCATTG TGAGTATGGTTGCTGGTGTGATTATACTCGGAGTTGCTGTAATCGTTGTCATTAAATGTCGCTCGTTAGAAGCTGAAGAATTGAAGAAAGAAGAAGAGTGTTTGCAACCTATACCCCTACCGAGACCTCCTGACCGGTTATTGGCGTCACCTTCGCCCCTAAAGCAGCACCATTTAGATGGATTCACCCCACCGCTACCCACAGCACTGCCACAGTGTAAAGTAACTCCACTCAGTAGAAGTGAGCTTGAATCGCATGCGTGTTACCCCTACGGTGTGGATGAGCAACATTCAGATGACTGGAGTAGTTGCGAAGCATCAGACCCAACGTGTCCCTCTAAAAACATTATGCTGCGTAGGAACCAGTATTGGGTTTAA